GTGCAGGAGTATATGTATTAGCAGCTTGCCAAAGTAACCGCAGAGGTGGTACCCTCTGTGTCATTTGAACTCCAAGGTAGTCAGCTTCTTGTTCAGCTAGACGTTTCTCCTCTAAAAATTTATCATATCTGTTAAAGAAGTATGGAAGATCTATTTCTGTTTTGAGAACACCTGTCAGGATGGCATCCATGTTATCACTTCGGAGTGTGGCTGCAATATCTGCACAGAATATATCACGCCCATAAGGCAAAGCCCATCTTTCTCTATCCTCATACAATTTACTTAGCCACTTGTTGTCTTTCAGATTGTACTTCGCCAAGAGGATTTCCCAGCTAGACAAAAAGTCCCCCTCCTCCTCATAGTCATACAAAGACCGACTAAAATCATGGGCAAAAGTTTCCGACCCTTGGAATGTATCGCTTAGTACCTTGGTGGCATTTTGATACAAATGCAACAGTGAGAAGCGATGAGCAGTCCCTGGCCAAGCAGAAGCAACTGCATCGCTTATTGCTGTAGAGCGATCAGTCAAAACTGTTCTTGGCTGCTTTCCACTCATAGCAGACTTGAAAGTTTCAAACAACCACTTGAAGGATTCGACTGATTCATCATAAATAAATGCTGTACCAAATATGGTTGGCTGCTTATGATGGTTAACTCCAATGAACAACAACAGAGGCCTACAATAATCACTTATGCTATACCTTGTGTCAACACATACTACATCACCGAAGTAGTTAAAGTCCATCACTGATTTAACATCTGCCCAGAATACATTTCTGAATTGGTCGTCTTCATCCACTTGAATGGAACAGAAGAATGAAGGATTCTCGCCTTTCATCCTCTGTAAATATTCAGAAATTGCCCGAGCATCGCCCAATTGCATATCCGTCGTGTGCCTTGTCCTAACATAATTTTTATAGTCATTTGGTATCAAAACAACTTTTGGTGGATCTGGAGGCTGCTGTAACTTTGCTAATAACTTCTGTGATCTCAGAATCTGAATGTCCACCACAGGAGCTTCAAGATCATGATTATGATCAGCCACACACTCTGTCACTACATATTTGCCGCTAGTAGTGATTTTAACAGTCATGTGTGCTTCACAGCCAGTTCTTGTTTCTGCTCGTTGTTTCTTTGGCTCGGCAGTAAAACTTTTAGGGCGGAATCCCTCTTTAGAACATACATAAGCCCGAGATTTCGTAACATTATTTGCTGTTTTCTCAGAGCATCCTTTTCGGACATTGAATCCTGCAGTTCCAGCATAGCTGACATAAAACTCGTAAGCCTTGTCTTCATTCAGGAAAACCATACCAACTTTTGGCTCTCCTCCAGGCCCAGCTACTACTTCAGTTTCTGGATCCTGTTCCGCTTCAACTATTTCATCTTCTTTACTCTCAGGCTGGACAAAGGGCAAACAATCATACGTGTTAaagtgaatgggagattcaaatactccctccaatccatattacttgtcacAGCTTTAGTACATCTTtgtaatatggatcagagggagtacaaTAATACGCAAACATAGCAGTTCATATGGAGAAAATGGTGTAAACTCACAGAAATCATTATTCCCTTTTCATGTAAAGTAACCAAAGAAAAGTATTATATCAAAAGATTCATACATAAAACTCAAACAATTATCTCCTATGCAACAACTGCAGAGAAAAGGTAAAAAAATAAATTATAATTGAACATTTTGTACGCTACCTTCTTTTCATTTTGAAGATTTTGCTTCTCAAGACGTTTCGATCGCCTTTCTAACGGCtgccaagaacaagaacaagaaagcaTAAAAATAATGAGATAAATGTCACAGAGAAGCTTCACATTTATTCTGAAAAAAACTAATACATGGAAGCAAGTTAATGCTTGTACATTCAACTAATTTCCACATTCATGAGAGACCTCCATACAAAGATACAACAGGTCAGAAAAAATCAAATTGTGTTAGCATACAAGAGCTGCAAAGTGGAGTTAAGTACAGACCACCGACAGATAAAAAGCACACATAAAATAGTTCAGTGAAGGTCAACAAGAAGAGCTACATAGTCTGTTGAAACCAGCCCCACAGAAGTTGGAGTTGTACATCAATGACATGCAGGATACAAGTACAAAGTGAACAATTTCCTGTATAATTTCAAGTTTAGTAGCAATGGAAAGTGGCTACGCAAATGAAGTAACAGTACATATCTGTCATGTGGGGCAGAATGTATGGCGCAGGCACAATGATAAGGACAAGCAACTGCTGCTTGATGCTCATGATAGCCTAGGGGATCTCCATATCAATTAGTTTCCAAGTTTGTTAGTGCTTGCCTTATGACTTTACTTTACTTTACCCCAGCCCTCTATATAATAGCTATGTAAAGCTATCAATATAAACAGAAAAGGAGATTAGGCTCCAACCCTGAGCACATGACAATATACTCCATATAAAAGGTGCCAATTTATGTGCCACTATGTATGAAAATGCAATCGGCTGTAACTTGTGAGTCCTGACTGTGAGATAACAGTTAGTATATACCAACTGAGGAGACTGCTAACAGCGATAGAGCACAGTAATGCAGAGCCTTCACAAATACATATAGCTGATATGCAAGCAAAGTTACCAGCGGTCCGTCGCTTGCCAGAAATCTACCTCCATCACCTCTCTTACGCCTTTCCGCCAAAGCTTGGCGTGAGATAATCTAAAATGGAGAAGAACACATACTTACCAAATAAGCAAAGGATCATACAATATTATATCTACGATTACTTTCAGTTGATATAGGGCTGATTACCCAGACACTTCAACATTCTAACTTATGTTTATGTCCTGATATATGCAACACACGTTGGTAAGTTCCCATAAATATTGATGTGCCAGGTAATATAACCTTTGTTTCTGAAATGAGCAAGTATGTGAGCCTCATTGTAGCAATGATGCCTACTTACATTCTGTTCTACAGTCCACAGTCCACATAATACAGTATTGCAAATTATGCTACATTCTTTATCTCCGCCACAACTAACAGCGAGGTGGAAGTGATTTACCTTGGCGGGTCTGCCCGAGGCAGGTCTGCTCTGTCTCTTCGAGAGATACTTATTAAGTATCTTCTTTCTCTCATCAACAGCGCACTGCGACGCCGTCACACCAAGGTCCGTCGACACACATGCCTGCAGGGCATTGCCCTCTGTGACAGCCTTTCtcggcctccctctccctctcttttccttGACCTCCACCTCCTTTTCCATTTCACCCTCATCAGCATCAGAATTAGCATCGTCGCCGGCACCGAGGTCATGGGCACCATCCTGTGCAACATCCTCCAGCTCAACATGTTCTTCCTCAAGTTGGACGACAGACTCGACATCCTTCTCCGCAACATCCTTCTTATCCCCACCTCTCCCCAAATTCTCCTTACTAGGCACTGCTTGCCCATTCTCTGCGCCTGCTATTGCAGCACCCTTCTCCACCGAGCTCCCCACCTCGATCACCGGCGCGCTCTTCTTCCCGGGCTTGCGGCCCCTCTTCTTAGGGGCCCCAACCttcccttccccttcccctgcCCCTTCCCCCGCAGCGCCCTCCTCCACCTCCTTGGCGGCATCCGAATCCTTAGCTTTATTACCCTTCCTATACGAGTAATTGCCTCTGCAGCAGAGGAACCGCTGCATGATCATGCCCCCCGTGCCGGCCGAGCGGCGGTTGGAGCCGGTGCGCGCCTTGAACCCGGCCCTCTCGCCGTAGCCGTAGTAGAAGCCCTTGGCGTCCTGGACGGAGTCGAACTCCATCCCGAGCGCcggcgcggccgcggccgcggagGGGGCAGCCTCACCCGTAGCCGCCGCTTCCAGCCCGTGGTTGTGCTCCACCACCAGCTTGGACACCTTCCACTTGCCGTCCTCCCCGCCCGCCCCGTTATCCTTCCTCACCACCTCCATCATCGCCCTGCACCTGTCGCCGGGCGCCGGCGCGGGGGAGGCGTCCTCCTCGCTGGCGGGGCCCGCCTGGCGGAGCGAGAGGTAGCCGCGGGAGAGGGAGAGCGGCTCGCCGGGCTCCGCCGGCGGGGGCGGATCGGAGGAGCTCGCGGGCGGCCCCGGCGGCGGCGCGTCGGCCATGCTCGGGATGGGGGTTTGGGCGGGGTTTGAAATGGCGCGGGTTCGAGCGGGGGTGGGGGGTCgggtggggaggggagggggagatcGGGTGTGGGGAGGAGGCGTCTTGCCCTGGCTGCGGCGGCCGGCGGGAGTGGGggacgggtgggtgggtggatgcgGAGAAGGGTGTGGGTGTCAAAGGCTGCGCGCACGGGCGTCGGCTCCCTGGCACGTAGGGTCAGGGGCGACGTGGCCCAGATGTCATAGGGAGTGAGCCTGTAAGCGGGTGTGGCGCTAGGGGGCCGCCGAGGGGGCTCCTGGTCGGCGACCTGAGGAGGGAGACGGTGTGGCGCCTGTGAGCGCGCGACGCGTGGCCCGCCGCGGTAGGGGATTTGTATGCTCAAGGTGGGGCCGCGGTGTCAGTGCACGCAACGTTTTATCACAATGTCTAGGAAGAGAATTCAAAACAAATTATGAATCGTCGTTACAAGGTTGTGAAAATGGTAGATAAAATACAAGTTCCTCGTACTGCCCGTTTCGCTTTTGAATTATCCATTGCTAGAGGGTTGAAAATGAAATGGCATGAGTGACACCAAATGTCGTGCGCCAAGGAGAGTTTCGATGCAATGTAACATTTCATCAAAAGAAAAACCGATGTGTACATTCCAACGCAAGAAAGACATACGAAGGACTATACGCACATCAGGGGATATACATAGGATACCGATGGGAGACTTGTCCCAACGTGATATCACGAGCCACCTAAAACTAAGAAAATTGCACTCGGATCCCCGAAAGCCTCTTCACTGAACTGCTTGACTTGTCGACCTTCATCGTCCTTGGATCAACAAAAGTGGAAGAAGATGATGGGCTTCCCATTCTACATGTTTTCCAGATGTTGAAACAAACCGTCTTGCTATGGAGTTGAGGGAATCAAACTATCCTATATGTTTGCAAGTGGGCCTTGAGTAATTTCCTGACTGGCCAGTTTAGAAACTGGTACGGTCAACATGTTTCTTGACGTCACTCATTCCGAAGAAGCAAAAGTTAGCCCCTGCATGGGCATCTAAGGCGTTATACACTCTTGCCAAGAGGATCGAGCTTGTGTCTCGCATGGGAAAAAGAATAAGAGAAGCATGTACTCATATATGTATAGCACATAGTAGCAAAGAAGAGTCACAAGATGTGTGAGGATATTTAAGAGCCTAGGTGCATATAAATAGAGGAAGTAATGCTCTATAAAGACTCGGCAAGAGACTCTAGGCCTAATGGCGCCCTTCTCCACCTCTCACACCTACATATGAAAACCCA
This window of the Triticum aestivum cultivar Chinese Spring chromosome 5D, IWGSC CS RefSeq v2.1, whole genome shotgun sequence genome carries:
- the LOC123123022 gene encoding protein FAR1-RELATED SEQUENCE 7 isoform X2, with product MADAPPPGPPASSSDPPPPAEPGEPLSLSRGYLSLRQAGPASEEDASPAPAPGDRCRAMMEVVRKDNGAGGEDGKWKVSKLVVEHNHGLEAAATGEAAPSAAAAAPALGMEFDSVQDAKGFYYGYGERAGFKARTGSNRRSAGTGGMIMQRFLCCRGNYSYRKGNKAKDSDAAKEVEEGAAGEGAGEGEGKVGAPKKRGRKPGKKSAPVIEVGSSVEKGAAIAGAENGQAVPSKENLGRGGDKKDVAEKDVESVVQLEEEHVELEDVAQDGAHDLGAGDDANSDADEGEMEKEVEVKEKRGRGRPRKAVTEGNALQACVSTDLGVTASQCAVDERKKILNKYLSKRQSRPASGRPAKIISRQALAERRKRGDGGRFLASDGPLPLERRSKRLEKQNLQNEKKPESKEDEIVEAEQDPETEVVAGPGGEPKVGMVFLNEDKAYEFYVSYAGTAGFNVRKGCSEKTANNVTKSRAYVCSKEGFRPKSFTAEPKKQRAETRTGCEAHMTVKITTSGKYVVTECVADHNHDLEAPVVDIQILRSQKLLAKLQQPPDPPKVVLIPNDYKNYVRTRHTTDMQLGDARAISEYLQRMKGENPSFFCSIQVDEDDQFRNVFWADVKSVMDFNYFGDVVCVDTRYSISDYCRPLLLFIGVNHHKQPTIFGTAFIYDESVESFKWLFETFKSAMSGKQPRTVLTDRSTAISDAVASAWPGTAHRFSLLHLYQNATKVLSDTFQGSETFAHDFSRSLYDYEEEGDFLSSWEILLAKYNLKDNKWLSKLYEDRERWALPYGRDIFCADIAATLRSDNMDAILTGVLKTEIDLPYFFNRYDKFLEEKRLAEQEADYLGVQMTQRVPPLRLLWQAANTYTPALFELFRLEFELVLACMVYCCGEIGPISEYEVTVKNRPQVHFVRFDSSEYMVLCSCKKFEFVGLPCCHALKVLEIKNIKELPPQYILKRWRKDAQSESPKENFGFAAVDEDPKFTMSKRHNSLYRTLYKVAAKAAENIEGQRFMESQYDQLLEQVELLLQAKLHDKPSLSTIMRSQQPNLPQNDTSNSEPRRASSKKNKNVENRRQQQSPLESSKKKKGRQGLVEPEEAELPLRVLAPTISNDIPNHMSTPTNQFLAPSHLMQAPYVTQQFGLNSLQGFSGMSPFGQEQSHVHLQQPHLQQPPFHSGPQMHQAPPPDIQSLQFLSSNPQLGHQTTDQGQYTIPVWDFL
- the LOC123123022 gene encoding protein FAR1-RELATED SEQUENCE 7 isoform X1, yielding MADAPPPGPPASSSDPPPPAEPGEPLSLSRGYLSLRQAGPASEEDASPAPAPGDRCRAMMEVVRKDNGAGGEDGKWKVSKLVVEHNHGLEAAATGEAAPSAAAAAPALGMEFDSVQDAKGFYYGYGERAGFKARTGSNRRSAGTGGMIMQRFLCCRGNYSYRKGNKAKDSDAAKEVEEGAAGEGAGEGEGKVGAPKKRGRKPGKKSAPVIEVGSSVEKGAAIAGAENGQAVPSKENLGRGGDKKDVAEKDVESVVQLEEEHVELEDVAQDGAHDLGAGDDANSDADEGEMEKEVEVKEKRGRGRPRKAVTEGNALQACVSTDLGVTASQCAVDERKKILNKYLSKRQSRPASGRPAKIISRQALAERRKRGDGGRFLASDGPLPLERRSKRLEKQNLQNEKKPESKEDEIVEAEQDPETEVVAGPGGEPKVGMVFLNEDKAYEFYVSYAGTAGFNVRKGCSEKTANNVTKSRAYVCSKEGFRPKSFTAEPKKQRAETRTGCEAHMTVKITTSGKYVVTECVADHNHDLEAPVVDIQILRSQKLLAKLQQPPDPPKVVLIPNDYKNYVRTRHTTDMQLGDARAISEYLQRMKGENPSFFCSIQVDEDDQFRNVFWADVKSVMDFNYFGDVVCVDTRYSISDYCRPLLLFIGVNHHKQPTIFGTAFIYDESVESFKWLFETFKSAMSGKQPRTVLTDRSTAISDAVASAWPGTAHRFSLLHLYQNATKVLSDTFQGSETFAHDFSRSLYDYEEEGDFLSSWEILLAKYNLKDNKWLSKLYEDRERWALPYGRDIFCADIAATLRSDNMDAILTGVLKTEIDLPYFFNRYDKFLEEKRLAEQEADYLGVQMTQRVPPLRLLWQAANTYTPALFELFRLEFELVLACMVYCCGEIGPISEYEVTVKNRPQVHFVRFDSSEYMVLCSCKKFEFVGLPCCHALKVLEIKNIKELPPQYILKRWRKDAQSESPKENFGFAAVDEDPKFTMSKRHNSLYRTLYKVAAKAAENIEGQRFMESQYDQLLEQVELLLQAKLHDKPSLSTIMRSQQPNLPQNDTSNSEPRRASSKKNKNVENRRQQQSPLESSKKKKGRQGLVEPEEAELPLRVLAPTISNDIPNHMSTPTNQFLAPSHLMQAPYVTQQFGLNSLQGFSGMSPFGQMQEQSHVHLQQPHLQQPPFHSGPQMHQAPPPDIQSLQFLSSNPQLGHQTTDQGQYTIPVWDFL
- the LOC123123022 gene encoding protein FAR1-RELATED SEQUENCE 7 isoform X4, encoding MADAPPPGPPASSSDPPPPAEPGEPLSLSRGYLSLRQAGPASEEDASPAPAPGDRCRAMMEVVRKDNGAGGEDGKWKVSKLVVEHNHGLEAAATGEAAPSAAAAAPALGMEFDSVQDAKGFYYGYGERAGFKARTGSNRRSAGTGGMIMQRFLCCRGNYSYRKGNKAKDSDAAKEVEEGAAGEGAGEGEGKVGAPKKRGRKPGKKSAPVIEVGSSVEKGAAIAGAENGQAVPSKENLGRGGDKKDVAEKDVESVVQLEEEHVELEDVAQDGAHDLGAGDDANSDADEGEMEKEVEVKEKRGRGRPRKAVTEGNALQACVSTDLGVTASQCAVDERKKILNKYLSKRQSRPASGRPAKIISRQALAERRKRGDGGRFLASDGPLPLERRSKRLEKQNLQNEKKPESKEDEIVEAEQDPETEVVAGPGGEPKVGMVFLNEDKAYEFYVSYAGTAGFNVRKGCSEKTANNVTKSRAYVCSKEGFRPKSFTAEPKKQRAETRTGCEAHMTVKITTSGKYVVTECVADHNHDLEAPVVDIQILRSQKLLAKLQQPPDPPKVVLIPNDYKNYVRTRHTTDMQLGDARAISEYLQRMKGENPSFFCSIQVDEDDQFRNVFWADVKSVMDFNYFGDVVCVDTRYSISDYCRPLLLFIGVNHHKQPTIFGTAFIYDESVESFKWLFETFKSAMSGKQPRTVLTDRSTAISDAVASAWPGTAHRFSLLHLYQNATKVLSDTFQGSETFAHDFSRSLYDYEEEGDFLSSWEILLAKYNLKDNKWLSKLYEDRERWALPYGRDIFCADIAATLRSDNMDAILTGVLKTEIDLPYFFNRYDKFLEEKRLAEQEADYLGVQMTQRVPPLRLLWQAANTYTPALFELFRLEFELVLACMVYCCGEIGPISEYEVTVKNRPQVHFVRFDSSEYMVLCSCKKFEFVGLPCCHALKVLEIKNIKELPPQYILKRWRKDAQSESPKENFGFAAVDEDPKFTMSKRHNSLYRTLYKVAAKAAENIEGQRFMESQYDQLLEQVELLLQAKLHDKPSLSTIMRSQQPNLPQNDTSNSEPRRASSKKNKNVENRRQQQSPLESSKKKKGLVEPEEAELPLRVLAPTISNDIPNHMSTPTNQFLAPSHLMQAPYVTQQFGLNSLQGFSGMSPFGQEQSHVHLQQPHLQQPPFHSGPQMHQAPPPDIQSLQFLSSNPQLGHQTTDQGQYTIPVWDFL
- the LOC123123022 gene encoding protein FAR1-RELATED SEQUENCE 7 isoform X3 produces the protein MADAPPPGPPASSSDPPPPAEPGEPLSLSRGYLSLRQAGPASEEDASPAPAPGDRCRAMMEVVRKDNGAGGEDGKWKVSKLVVEHNHGLEAAATGEAAPSAAAAAPALGMEFDSVQDAKGFYYGYGERAGFKARTGSNRRSAGTGGMIMQRFLCCRGNYSYRKGNKAKDSDAAKEVEEGAAGEGAGEGEGKVGAPKKRGRKPGKKSAPVIEVGSSVEKGAAIAGAENGQAVPSKENLGRGGDKKDVAEKDVESVVQLEEEHVELEDVAQDGAHDLGAGDDANSDADEGEMEKEVEVKEKRGRGRPRKAVTEGNALQACVSTDLGVTASQCAVDERKKILNKYLSKRQSRPASGRPAKIISRQALAERRKRGDGGRFLASDGPLPLERRSKRLEKQNLQNEKKPESKEDEIVEAEQDPETEVVAGPGGEPKVGMVFLNEDKAYEFYVSYAGTAGFNVRKGCSEKTANNVTKSRAYVCSKEGFRPKSFTAEPKKQRAETRTGCEAHMTVKITTSGKYVVTECVADHNHDLEAPVVDIQILRSQKLLAKLQQPPDPPKVVLIPNDYKNYVRTRHTTDMQLGDARAISEYLQRMKGENPSFFCSIQVDEDDQFRNVFWADVKSVMDFNYFGDVVCVDTRYSISDYCRPLLLFIGVNHHKQPTIFGTAFIYDESVESFKWLFETFKSAMSGKQPRTVLTDRSTAISDAVASAWPGTAHRFSLLHLYQNATKVLSDTFQGSETFAHDFSRSLYDYEEEGDFLSSWEILLAKYNLKDNKWLSKLYEDRERWALPYGRDIFCADIAATLRSDNMDAILTGVLKTEIDLPYFFNRYDKFLEEKRLAEQEADYLGVQMTQRVPPLRLLWQAANTYTPALFELFRLEFELVLACMVYCCGEIGPISEYEVTVKNRPQVHFVRFDSSEYMVLCSCKKFEFVGLPCCHALKVLEIKNIKELPPQYILKRWRKDAQSESPKENFGFAAVDEDPKFTMSKRHNSLYRTLYKVAAKAAENIEGQRFMESQYDQLLEQVELLLQAKLHDKPSLSTIMRSQQPNLPQNDTSNSEPRRASSKKNKNVENRRQQQSPLESSKKKKGLVEPEEAELPLRVLAPTISNDIPNHMSTPTNQFLAPSHLMQAPYVTQQFGLNSLQGFSGMSPFGQMQEQSHVHLQQPHLQQPPFHSGPQMHQAPPPDIQSLQFLSSNPQLGHQTTDQGQYTIPVWDFL